From Mycobacterium lacus, one genomic window encodes:
- a CDS encoding TIGR00366 family protein, whose amino-acid sequence MTTDQARKAERRGLTARLTTLCVRYVERFMPDPYLFAVILTVLVVALVALLVRGATPTGVLRAWYAGVWGSQNIFTFAFQMVLVLVTGYTLAEAPILKRAIVGIASKPKSQVQGALLCFGVSAVLSLVNWGLGLVSGALIARQVAKRLAGAHFGYLIAAAFMGFIVWTQGLSSSIALANTDTSSPINVIHKMTGTIVPLQLTILAPYSWLAAVVVLVLLAIAIRRMEPTQSLQPDPAVFEGEEPVAAPTADTRTFAEWLENLWILNVAVFVAGITYFWLSGFALNISSMVMLFTVTAALLHRTPIRFIRAFSGAAKVSGPLLLQYPLYGGIVGLLGYLPSTSGAAGKPLQTLLAEALVTGANQYTLPFLTFIGSVIISLFVPSGGGHWAVQGPVAVDSALALGQHSPAYLGLTSMAVAVGEGVANMIQPFWLLPLLAIAKLNVRQVMGFTIIAFLIGLAVSSAAVLIAPHVL is encoded by the coding sequence ATGACGACAGATCAGGCCCGAAAGGCCGAACGGCGCGGCTTGACGGCGCGTCTCACCACGCTGTGTGTCCGGTATGTCGAACGCTTCATGCCAGACCCGTACTTGTTCGCGGTCATCCTGACGGTGCTCGTGGTCGCGCTGGTCGCGCTGCTCGTCAGAGGCGCGACGCCCACCGGTGTGCTCAGGGCGTGGTACGCCGGAGTCTGGGGATCGCAGAACATCTTCACCTTCGCCTTCCAGATGGTGCTGGTCCTGGTGACTGGCTACACGCTCGCCGAGGCGCCAATTCTCAAGCGGGCCATCGTCGGCATCGCAAGCAAACCGAAGAGTCAGGTTCAAGGAGCCCTGCTGTGTTTCGGCGTCAGCGCCGTCCTGTCTTTGGTGAACTGGGGGCTTGGTCTGGTATCGGGCGCCTTGATAGCCCGCCAGGTCGCAAAACGGCTTGCGGGTGCACATTTCGGCTACCTTATCGCCGCCGCGTTCATGGGGTTTATCGTCTGGACGCAAGGCCTGTCGTCGTCGATCGCGCTTGCGAACACCGACACCAGCAGCCCAATCAACGTGATACACAAGATGACTGGCACGATCGTGCCGCTGCAGCTCACGATATTGGCGCCCTACAGCTGGCTGGCCGCGGTGGTGGTGCTGGTGCTGCTCGCCATCGCAATTCGGCGGATGGAGCCGACGCAAAGCCTGCAACCCGATCCCGCGGTCTTCGAGGGCGAGGAGCCCGTCGCGGCCCCGACCGCTGACACACGGACGTTTGCCGAGTGGCTGGAAAACCTGTGGATCCTCAATGTCGCGGTCTTCGTCGCGGGCATAACCTACTTCTGGCTGAGCGGCTTTGCGCTGAACATCTCGTCGATGGTCATGTTGTTCACCGTGACGGCTGCGTTGCTACACCGAACGCCGATTCGGTTCATCCGCGCGTTTTCCGGCGCGGCGAAGGTGTCCGGTCCACTGCTGCTGCAATACCCCCTCTATGGCGGCATCGTTGGTCTGCTGGGCTATCTGCCCTCGACATCAGGGGCGGCAGGCAAGCCGCTGCAGACGTTGCTCGCCGAGGCGCTCGTGACGGGCGCCAACCAGTACACCCTTCCCTTCCTGACCTTCATCGGCTCCGTCATCATCTCGTTGTTTGTGCCGTCCGGCGGTGGGCACTGGGCCGTGCAGGGGCCGGTGGCGGTTGACTCGGCGCTCGCTCTTGGTCAACATTCACCGGCCTACCTCGGGCTGACCTCAATGGCGGTGGCGGTCGGCGAGGGTGTCGCGAACATGATCCAGCCGTTTTGGCTGCTGCCCCTGCTCGCCATCGCGAAGCTCAACGTCCGCCAGGTGATGGGTTTTACGATCATCGCCTTCCTGATCGGTTTGGCGGTCTCGAGCGCCGCGGTCCTCATTGCCCCCCATGTGCTTTGA
- a CDS encoding fatty acyl-AMP ligase, which translates to MDCGSRQDSMAPKGLLQIEDCLGADGSIALPPGTTLISLIERNIANVGDSIAYRYLDYARSEGHAVEVTWTQFGVRLQAIGAHVQQAAGPGDRVAILAPQGIDYVAGFYAAVKAGTVAVPLFAPELPGHAERLETALRDSRPTLVLTTTAAKDAVESFLNKLPQLHRPHIVVIDQIPDSAGERFTPVELDIDAISHLQYTSGSTRPPVGVEITHRAVGTNLVQMILSIDLLDRNTHGVSWLPLYHDMGLSMIGFPAVYGGHSTLMSPAAFVRRPQRWIHALAAGSREGRVVTAAPNFAYEWAAQRGLPASGEDVDLSNVVLIIGSEPVSIDAVTTFNKAFAPYGLPRTAFKPSYGIAEATLFVATIAPDAEASVVYLDREQLGAGRAVPVAADAPNAVAQVSCGQIARSLWAVVVDPATGAELPDGAVGEVWLQGDNVGRGYWGRPEETRLTFGAQLRSRLTQGSHAGGAAVEGTWLRTGDLGVYLDGELYITGRIADLLTIDGFGHYPQDIEATTAEASPTVRRGYVTAFAVPANELPGSDTAHASDTQRLVIVAERAAGTSRVDPQPSIDAIRAAVSHRHGLYATDVRFLPAGAIPRTTSGKLARRACRAQYLSGELGVH; encoded by the coding sequence ATGGATTGCGGTTCCCGGCAGGACTCCATGGCTCCAAAGGGCCTGCTGCAGATCGAGGACTGCCTGGGCGCCGACGGCAGCATCGCGTTGCCGCCGGGCACCACGCTGATATCTCTCATCGAGCGAAACATCGCCAATGTGGGTGACTCGATTGCATATCGCTACCTGGACTACGCCCGCTCTGAGGGACACGCCGTCGAAGTGACCTGGACCCAATTCGGAGTCCGATTGCAGGCCATCGGTGCGCACGTGCAGCAGGCCGCGGGGCCCGGCGACCGGGTGGCGATCCTTGCCCCACAGGGCATCGACTACGTCGCCGGTTTCTACGCGGCGGTCAAGGCGGGCACCGTTGCGGTGCCGCTGTTCGCCCCCGAACTGCCCGGCCACGCCGAACGTCTCGAGACCGCCCTTCGCGATTCGCGGCCCACACTCGTGCTGACGACAACCGCGGCGAAGGACGCGGTTGAGAGTTTCTTGAACAAACTGCCCCAGCTACACAGGCCGCACATCGTCGTCATCGATCAGATACCCGATTCCGCGGGGGAGCGGTTCACCCCCGTCGAGCTGGACATCGATGCGATTTCCCACCTGCAGTACACCTCGGGCTCGACACGACCCCCAGTCGGCGTCGAGATCACCCACCGCGCGGTCGGCACCAACCTGGTGCAGATGATCCTGTCTATCGACCTGTTGGACCGAAACACCCACGGCGTCAGTTGGTTACCGCTCTACCACGACATGGGCCTGTCCATGATCGGTTTTCCAGCGGTATACGGCGGACATTCCACCCTAATGTCGCCGGCGGCGTTCGTCCGCAGGCCGCAGCGGTGGATCCATGCGTTGGCCGCCGGCTCGCGGGAGGGCCGCGTGGTCACCGCCGCACCGAACTTCGCCTACGAGTGGGCCGCTCAGCGCGGACTTCCCGCATCGGGGGAGGATGTCGACCTCAGCAACGTGGTGCTGATCATCGGTTCCGAACCCGTCAGCATCGATGCGGTGACGACGTTCAACAAGGCGTTCGCGCCCTACGGGTTACCGCGCACGGCGTTCAAACCGTCGTACGGGATCGCCGAGGCGACGCTATTCGTCGCGACCATCGCGCCCGACGCGGAGGCGTCGGTTGTGTATCTCGACCGCGAACAGTTGGGCGCCGGTCGCGCAGTGCCCGTCGCGGCCGATGCCCCCAACGCCGTCGCGCAGGTGTCGTGCGGTCAGATAGCGCGCAGCCTGTGGGCCGTCGTCGTCGATCCCGCTACCGGCGCGGAACTGCCCGACGGTGCGGTCGGTGAAGTCTGGTTGCAGGGAGACAACGTCGGGCGCGGTTACTGGGGACGGCCTGAAGAAACCCGGCTGACGTTCGGTGCCCAGCTCCGGTCGAGACTCACGCAGGGTAGCCACGCCGGCGGCGCGGCGGTCGAAGGCACCTGGCTGCGCACCGGGGACCTCGGCGTGTACCTCGACGGCGAGCTCTACATCACCGGCCGAATCGCGGACCTGCTGACCATCGACGGCTTTGGCCACTATCCGCAGGACATCGAAGCCACCACCGCGGAGGCCTCGCCGACGGTGCGGCGGGGATATGTCACGGCTTTTGCCGTGCCGGCGAACGAACTGCCGGGATCGGACACCGCGCATGCTTCGGATACCCAGCGCCTGGTGATCGTCGCCGAACGCGCCGCGGGCACCAGCCGCGTCGATCCGCAGCCTTCCATCGATGCCATCCGCGCGGCGGTGTCGCATCGCCATGGTTTGTACGCCACCGACGTGCGTTTCCTGCCGGCTGGCGCCATCCCGCGCACTACCAGCGGCAAACTGGCTCGACGAGCCTGCCGCGCGCAATACCTCAGCGGCGAATTGGGTGTGCATTAA